From the genome of Candidatus Cloacimonas sp., one region includes:
- a CDS encoding chitobiase/beta-hexosaminidase C-terminal domain-containing protein, with amino-acid sequence MKRALILILMLATVTFIFGQIVAADLFISEYVEGTSNNKALEIFNGTGDPVDLSAYTLKLASNGGTWSTTNLLTMSGTLDDGEVYVVANSGAEASILAIANITSTVTYYNGNDVVGLFHGTTLIDIIGVYQQDPGTANWPVAGTASATAEHTLIRKPTVIQGNTDFVAGAGTNQDDSEWIVQPQNYFADLGQHTFNPNAPEQAATPVFNPASGVYANPISVTITTETTGASIRYTLDGNEPSETSTLYTAPISISTNTTIKAKAFATGYNPSYTATANYIFPVQISNIAALRASVADGTTIYQLANEVILTMQQAWRHQKFIQDNTGAILIDDYSGIITTTYNIGDGITGITGTLNRYTTGMLQFWPQVNPNPATSHGHTIIPQVVTIAEINSDMELYQSRLVRLNNVHFASPIGNYAALTSYDMLDDTGTVVMRTQFSDADYIGTPMHEGNFNVYVIVTQYNTAVQVTPRMLSDFNPVAIDDDVLTPGTIKLLGNYPNPFNPETTIRFNMEKSAPVDITIYNNKGQIVKTFNTIAAQGINSIVWNGKDNNGKPVSSGIYLFRLKSGTYSSTKKMVMMK; translated from the coding sequence TATGCTGGCTACCGTGACATTTATATTTGGTCAGATAGTAGCAGCCGACCTTTTTATCTCCGAATATGTGGAAGGGACAAGTAACAATAAGGCACTTGAGATCTTCAATGGAACTGGTGACCCTGTTGATTTATCCGCATATACTCTTAAATTGGCTTCCAACGGTGGAACATGGAGCACAACCAATCTCTTAACAATGAGCGGAACTTTGGACGACGGAGAGGTTTATGTTGTTGCTAATTCGGGAGCCGAAGCATCTATCTTGGCTATTGCCAATATAACTTCTACCGTTACTTATTATAATGGTAATGATGTAGTGGGATTATTTCACGGAACTACATTGATTGATATCATTGGTGTCTATCAACAGGATCCCGGAACTGCTAATTGGCCTGTGGCCGGAACTGCTTCCGCTACTGCAGAACATACTTTAATTCGTAAACCAACAGTTATTCAGGGTAATACTGATTTTGTTGCTGGAGCTGGAACCAACCAAGATGATTCTGAGTGGATTGTTCAACCTCAGAACTATTTTGCTGATTTGGGTCAACATACATTTAATCCCAATGCTCCCGAACAAGCTGCAACACCTGTTTTCAATCCTGCTTCAGGCGTTTATGCCAATCCTATCAGTGTAACTATTACCACCGAAACAACTGGTGCCTCTATTCGTTATACTCTGGATGGAAATGAGCCAAGTGAGACATCAACTCTTTATACTGCACCTATATCAATTTCCACAAATACTACTATTAAAGCTAAAGCGTTTGCCACTGGCTATAATCCTTCTTATACAGCTACCGCAAATTATATCTTTCCGGTTCAAATATCGAATATAGCTGCTCTCAGAGCTTCTGTTGCTGATGGAACAACTATCTATCAACTGGCAAATGAAGTAATTTTAACAATGCAACAGGCATGGCGTCACCAAAAGTTCATTCAGGACAATACTGGTGCCATTCTTATTGATGACTATTCTGGTATCATAACCACTACTTATAATATTGGAGATGGAATTACAGGTATCACGGGAACTTTAAATCGTTATACTACTGGAATGCTTCAGTTTTGGCCCCAAGTAAATCCTAATCCTGCAACTTCTCATGGACATACTATTATTCCTCAGGTGGTAACTATAGCGGAAATCAATAGTGATATGGAATTGTATCAATCTCGGTTAGTCCGTCTGAATAATGTTCATTTTGCGTCTCCCATCGGAAATTATGCCGCCTTAACCAGCTATGATATGTTAGATGATACAGGAACAGTTGTTATGAGAACTCAATTTTCGGATGCAGATTATATCGGAACTCCGATGCACGAAGGTAATTTTAATGTGTATGTGATTGTTACTCAATATAACACAGCTGTTCAAGTAACCCCCAGAATGCTTAGTGATTTTAATCCCGTTGCCATTGATGATGATGTTTTAACTCCTGGAACAATAAAATTATTGGGCAATTATCCCAATCCCTTCAATCCGGAAACAACGATTCGTTTTAATATGGAAAAATCAGCTCCTGTTGATATAACTATTTATAATAATAAGGGGCAAATTGTTAAAACATTTAATACAATTGCTGCTCAAGGCATAAACAGCATTGTTTGGAATGGGAAAGATAATAATGGGAAGCCGGTAAGTAGTGGAATTTACCTGTTTCGTTTGAAATCAGGAACTTATAGCAGCACTAAGAAAATGGTGATGATGAAATAA
- a CDS encoding glycosyltransferase family 4 protein has translation MQTPQKKLLLITDLYPNKFNPVNGVFVQKQAIELSKFYQIQVVAACDKNPFIIYQHHQDGFDAKIICYPYWQKFFLSSLITYRILALPVIKRCYKRFKPDIIHIHDYRHIPELFWLKPWLNKLPIPKYLTLHNIRTHPAFLMNNPRIKFYKWALGRTLTRWNHIFTVNSRLAEWAKPYNQKVTVIGNGITEPISVEPALIDNFKKKLYDDYFKIISIGNLVTDKGFSYLIEAVSILKKEGFLIQLLIVGEGEKRNDIERKVHSCDVAKEVTLSGRIDNAFLRNTLPLFDLFVLPSYSETFGIVFLESMFAGLPVIGIRNEGIYGLAKDGAEALFAEPKSSKDLADKIKLLINNPVLKEEMAKAGQILVKEKYMLSELIQRVIKVYEQK, from the coding sequence ATGCAAACACCCCAAAAAAAGTTACTGCTGATTACAGATTTATATCCTAATAAATTTAATCCTGTAAATGGTGTATTTGTTCAGAAGCAGGCAATTGAGTTATCAAAGTTCTATCAGATTCAGGTGGTAGCTGCTTGTGACAAAAATCCTTTTATTATTTATCAACATCATCAGGATGGTTTTGACGCCAAGATAATCTGCTATCCCTATTGGCAAAAGTTTTTTTTATCTTCACTGATAACTTATAGAATATTAGCTTTGCCAGTTATAAAAAGATGCTATAAAAGATTTAAACCGGACATCATACACATTCATGATTACCGTCATATTCCGGAATTATTTTGGTTGAAGCCCTGGCTAAATAAGCTCCCTATTCCGAAATATTTAACCTTACATAATATCCGAACTCATCCTGCGTTTCTAATGAATAACCCCAGAATTAAGTTTTATAAATGGGCTTTAGGTCGGACATTAACAAGATGGAATCATATATTTACTGTCAACAGCAGATTGGCTGAATGGGCAAAACCCTATAATCAGAAAGTAACAGTTATAGGAAACGGCATAACTGAACCGATATCTGTTGAACCCGCATTAATAGATAATTTTAAGAAAAAACTATATGATGATTATTTTAAGATTATCAGTATAGGGAATCTGGTTACCGACAAGGGTTTTTCTTATCTGATTGAAGCAGTTTCTATTCTGAAAAAGGAAGGATTCCTTATCCAACTTCTAATTGTAGGAGAAGGCGAAAAAAGAAATGATATTGAACGCAAGGTTCATTCTTGCGATGTTGCTAAAGAGGTAACTTTATCAGGCAGAATTGATAATGCTTTCTTAAGAAATACTCTGCCTTTGTTCGATTTATTTGTTTTACCAAGTTATAGTGAGACATTTGGCATTGTTTTTTTGGAATCGATGTTCGCTGGATTACCTGTTATTGGAATTAGAAATGAAGGTATTTACGGCTTGGCAAAAGATGGAGCAGAAGCACTTTTTGCAGAACCAAAAAGCAGTAAAGACCTTGCCGATAAAATCAAATTACTAATAAACAATCCTGTCCTAAAAGAAGAAATGGCAAAAGCTGGGCAGATATTAGTGAAAGAAAAATATATGCTTAGCGAGCTTATTCAAAGAGTGATAAAAGTGTATGAACAAAAATAA
- a CDS encoding glycosyltransferase family 9 protein, producing the protein MKDEPVTKVLVIHTWGIGDLILLTPVLQAVKQIYPKLELEILFFPESAAIPVTNAPFISKIHFTGWKANLLIPTILALRKQIYGAILFSSGVKPWKTWLFMLLLKAEKKIGEYRTIRYPGLSMYIKFNPAFSRTHSNYALFESFLNLPSWEDALSKQNDLHLHPYFHLAEENQKWAEKFLLEHKLAGEKVIGIHPGCLAKNKHRRWSKEYFITLINKLQEHYSYPILIIAGPDEIEVGKAIQARTNTLILSNAPLANVAAVISHLHFFINTDSGLGHIASCFGIKGLTIFGPANEAQTAPFSANSHIIRYLVSCAPCIEKKKKPECALDCLVKLTPDMVFKRVQELLD; encoded by the coding sequence ATGAAAGATGAACCAGTAACAAAAGTATTAGTAATTCACACTTGGGGTATTGGTGATTTGATATTATTAACTCCTGTCCTGCAAGCAGTAAAACAAATATATCCAAAACTGGAACTGGAAATTCTTTTCTTTCCTGAATCAGCGGCAATTCCTGTTACAAATGCTCCCTTTATAAGTAAAATACACTTTACCGGTTGGAAAGCTAACTTGCTTATTCCCACAATTTTAGCTCTGCGTAAGCAAATATATGGAGCAATTCTTTTTTCTTCTGGAGTAAAACCTTGGAAAACATGGCTATTTATGCTGCTCTTGAAAGCCGAAAAGAAGATAGGTGAATATAGAACTATCCGCTACCCTGGTTTATCTATGTATATTAAATTTAATCCTGCATTTTCCAGAACCCATAGTAATTATGCACTGTTTGAGAGTTTTTTAAATTTACCTTCTTGGGAAGATGCACTTTCCAAGCAAAATGACTTACATTTACATCCCTATTTTCATTTAGCCGAAGAAAATCAGAAGTGGGCAGAGAAATTCTTACTTGAGCATAAACTTGCAGGAGAAAAAGTTATTGGCATTCATCCTGGTTGTTTAGCTAAAAACAAACATAGAAGATGGAGTAAAGAATATTTTATAACTCTGATAAACAAATTGCAAGAGCACTATTCCTATCCAATTCTCATTATTGCAGGACCGGATGAAATTGAAGTAGGAAAAGCAATTCAGGCAAGAACGAACACTTTGATTTTGAGCAATGCACCATTGGCAAATGTGGCAGCTGTAATTTCACACTTACATTTCTTTATCAATACAGATTCTGGTTTGGGACATATTGCTTCCTGCTTTGGGATAAAGGGTCTAACGATTTTTGGCCCTGCCAATGAAGCTCAAACAGCTCCTTTTTCTGCTAATAGCCATATTATTCGTTATCTTGTTTCCTGTGCTCCTTGCATTGAAAAGAAAAAGAAACCTGAATGTGCATTAGATTGTCTGGTTAAGCTCACTCCGGATATGGTATTTAAACGCGTTCAGGAACTGCTGGATTGA
- a CDS encoding polysaccharide biosynthesis C-terminal domain-containing protein, producing the protein MSQINLKKNIITSGSFRIVILVLSFLISWISARYLGVTLKGEYSYLITLCGFMWTILDLGVYRSYPYIVRKHPDEVQTLFGWTILTVFFEIVVMTSIGVAFLDFWNKLIGYQLSPVKIIYLIMFVSLNKAFMQLQAIYMGMDRVLENSLSHFIISAVFFVLLLIGYFTLLKVDRIDVLLVFNLIGMVCSILYLAFRNRWSNWYKEINFRTIKLLYSFGFRVFLSSLFIMLLIRADIVLIKHFLNFSEVGIYSLAAHIVDFIQIASNLVGGLLFVKLSDIEDDISKWLLLKKTLLIFFFFITLANLGFGLIGKPVMQIMFGADFVPVYYVYFWLMPAAYGLSFGSLFNNYLNSKGFPIISIILPAIALVLNIILNMLLIPTMGINGAALATSISYFLWFLLIVYFEQRDSKGKMLHYLLPTWKDVTDLHRETVTEIKEMMNNISRKKA; encoded by the coding sequence ATGTCGCAGATAAACCTGAAAAAAAATATAATAACCAGCGGCAGTTTCAGAATAGTAATCTTGGTACTGTCATTTTTGATCAGCTGGATTAGTGCGCGATATTTAGGTGTAACCTTAAAAGGTGAATACAGTTATCTGATCACTTTATGCGGTTTTATGTGGACAATTCTGGATTTAGGTGTATATAGAAGTTATCCATATATCGTGCGTAAGCACCCGGATGAAGTTCAGACATTGTTTGGGTGGACAATCCTTACTGTGTTTTTCGAAATAGTGGTTATGACCTCTATCGGAGTTGCCTTTCTGGATTTTTGGAATAAACTGATTGGCTATCAACTAAGCCCTGTAAAAATAATTTATCTCATAATGTTTGTTTCCTTGAACAAAGCATTTATGCAACTGCAGGCAATATATATGGGGATGGATAGAGTTCTGGAAAATTCCCTTTCTCATTTTATAATCTCGGCGGTATTCTTTGTTCTTTTATTAATTGGTTATTTTACACTTTTAAAAGTTGATAGAATAGATGTCCTGTTGGTGTTTAACTTGATAGGAATGGTTTGCAGTATTTTATATCTTGCTTTTCGTAATCGGTGGAGCAATTGGTATAAAGAAATTAATTTTAGAACAATCAAGCTGCTTTATAGTTTTGGATTCCGAGTATTTCTATCCTCCTTATTCATAATGCTGTTAATTAGAGCTGATATTGTCTTAATTAAGCACTTTCTAAATTTTTCGGAAGTAGGTATTTATTCTTTAGCTGCTCATATTGTAGATTTCATTCAGATTGCCTCTAACCTCGTAGGGGGCTTATTATTTGTCAAGCTTTCCGATATTGAAGATGACATAAGTAAATGGCTTCTGCTAAAGAAAACCCTGCTGATTTTTTTCTTTTTTATTACTTTGGCGAATCTGGGTTTTGGACTAATTGGAAAACCAGTGATGCAGATAATGTTTGGAGCTGATTTCGTTCCTGTTTATTATGTCTATTTTTGGTTGATGCCGGCAGCTTATGGACTTAGTTTTGGATCTCTATTTAATAACTATCTGAACAGTAAAGGTTTTCCAATAATCAGTATTATCCTTCCTGCGATAGCTTTGGTTTTGAATATTATTTTAAATATGTTGTTAATACCTACGATGGGAATTAACGGTGCCGCTCTTGCTACAAGTATATCTTATTTTCTTTGGTTTCTTCTGATTGTCTATTTTGAACAGCGCGACAGTAAAGGCAAAATGTTGCATTATCTTTTACCTACCTGGAAAGATGTAACTGACCTCCATCGAGAGACAGTAACCGAAATTAAAGAGATGATGAATAATATATCCCGCAAGAAAGCTTAA
- a CDS encoding glycosyltransferase family 2 protein, translated as MTLAKIVFWVSWLLLAYHLFGYGLILFIFNALFRKKKSLYPEPDEYPSITVLCPAYNEEKIIEAKVQSFLNLDYPKDKIKMIVISDDSTDKTNEIVEKYIDQNISLVIQKPRAGKQNAHNLVLPMLDTEYILSTDANSIFKPDCVKLLVKKMLSDNRNGMVSGEVNMVKRGKQQSGEGFYWKYESFLKLLDSRFKTLIGANGPVYLIKKELFTEISPHSPDDFERVLITIQKGYRADYEPKAIISEDESEKATDEVQRKIRIITQEWFVLKRNIGILNPFRYPAVSFIFFSHKLLRWLFFVFVLTGFISNAFLLSICFYRIVFILQVILYLLGTLCLISQAKGKHIPLTGLAGYLVAMVFSSAVAFIHFLQNKKYELWKPLR; from the coding sequence ATGACCTTAGCGAAGATAGTATTCTGGGTTTCATGGCTACTTTTAGCTTACCATCTTTTCGGGTATGGCTTGATTTTATTCATATTCAACGCTCTGTTTAGAAAAAAGAAATCTCTATATCCAGAACCCGATGAATATCCTTCTATTACAGTTCTATGTCCTGCTTATAATGAAGAAAAGATAATTGAAGCAAAAGTCCAGTCATTTTTGAACTTGGATTACCCCAAAGATAAAATAAAAATGATAGTAATTTCTGATGATTCCACCGATAAAACCAATGAAATAGTAGAGAAATACATAGACCAAAATATATCCTTAGTAATTCAAAAACCGAGGGCAGGAAAACAAAATGCGCATAATTTAGTTTTGCCAATGCTTGATACTGAGTATATATTATCTACAGATGCAAACAGTATTTTTAAGCCCGATTGTGTTAAGTTATTAGTGAAAAAAATGCTTTCGGATAATAGAAATGGTATGGTTTCTGGAGAAGTGAATATGGTTAAAAGAGGAAAGCAGCAATCGGGAGAAGGATTTTATTGGAAATATGAGTCATTTCTTAAATTGTTGGATTCCAGATTTAAGACCTTAATTGGCGCCAATGGACCAGTTTATTTAATTAAAAAGGAATTATTTACTGAAATCAGTCCGCATAGTCCAGATGATTTTGAGAGAGTCCTCATTACAATTCAAAAAGGTTACCGAGCAGATTATGAGCCCAAAGCCATAATATCGGAAGATGAATCAGAAAAAGCAACGGATGAAGTTCAGAGAAAAATTAGGATTATTACCCAAGAATGGTTTGTTCTAAAGCGAAATATAGGAATATTAAATCCTTTTCGCTATCCGGCTGTCAGTTTTATCTTTTTTTCGCACAAGCTGTTGCGGTGGTTGTTTTTTGTTTTTGTATTGACAGGATTCATCTCCAACGCTTTTTTGCTTTCAATATGTTTCTATAGGATAGTTTTTATTTTGCAGGTCATTTTATATTTGCTTGGAACCTTATGCCTAATCAGTCAGGCAAAAGGAAAACATATACCTTTAACCGGTTTGGCAGGATATTTAGTAGCAATGGTATTTTCATCTGCAGTTGCCTTTATCCATTTTCTCCAAAACAAGAAGTATGAACTATGGAAACCTTTACGCTAA
- a CDS encoding NAD(P)-dependent oxidoreductase, with protein sequence MNIIVTGSNGFVGSNLMWKLEEEGHKVIGIDISDQCDYKKHPETMIGDIRSIKELNNVSDTYFKKYNSPLDLIIHCAAAKNDFGISRAEYYSHNKYGTKALLKFAEQHNISKLIYISSVGVFGHPQGEANEDSPYDPDSDYGASKLAGEILCKQWQEKNPKYELIVLRPAAIFGPCNITNTYKLIDTLHRRPYITIGEGNHIKTIVSIYTVIDMILFAIQKLKPGYEHYNCIDEPYLTLKELMELICSNPGFKMPKIKIPLKAAIGIGYLFDIPAKLLNIDLPVNSDRMRKLGTATYFTAEKAKAAGFSQRISLKDSIAEMCNWYLSIND encoded by the coding sequence ATGAATATAATAGTTACGGGCAGCAATGGTTTTGTCGGTTCCAATTTAATGTGGAAATTAGAAGAAGAGGGACATAAAGTTATTGGAATCGATATCAGTGACCAATGTGATTATAAAAAACATCCGGAAACGATGATAGGTGATATCCGGTCTATTAAAGAGCTGAATAATGTCTCTGATACTTATTTTAAAAAGTATAACAGCCCGCTTGACTTGATAATTCATTGTGCCGCGGCAAAAAATGATTTTGGCATTTCTCGAGCTGAATATTACAGTCATAATAAATATGGCACCAAAGCTCTCTTGAAGTTTGCCGAACAGCATAATATTTCTAAACTCATCTACATCAGTTCAGTAGGTGTTTTTGGTCACCCTCAAGGAGAAGCAAACGAGGACTCTCCTTATGATCCTGACAGCGATTATGGCGCATCCAAACTTGCCGGAGAGATACTTTGCAAACAATGGCAGGAGAAAAATCCTAAGTATGAACTGATTGTTTTGCGTCCTGCTGCCATTTTTGGTCCTTGCAACATTACCAATACATATAAACTGATAGATACTTTGCATAGAAGACCGTATATTACGATCGGTGAAGGCAATCATATAAAAACTATTGTTTCCATCTATACTGTAATTGATATGATCCTTTTTGCCATTCAAAAATTAAAACCGGGTTACGAACATTATAACTGCATTGATGAGCCGTATTTAACTTTAAAAGAGCTGATGGAGCTTATTTGCAGCAATCCCGGGTTTAAAATGCCGAAAATTAAAATACCTTTAAAAGCAGCGATTGGAATTGGTTATTTATTTGATATTCCAGCTAAGCTACTAAATATAGACCTGCCCGTAAATAGTGATAGAATGAGAAAACTGGGAACCGCAACTTATTTTACGGCTGAAAAAGCAAAAGCGGCAGGTTTTAGCCAAAGAATTTCACTAAAAGACAGCATTGCCGAAATGTGCAATTGGTATCTATCTATAAATGATTAA
- a CDS encoding Gfo/Idh/MocA family oxidoreductase — protein sequence MDKIKLGIIGCGRISKNHFEAVSQIPEAEFIAACDIIDSRLQTVSENYGIKKLYTNYKDMLEKENLDLVSICTPSGLHPQIGMDVANHKINVLTEKPMATNIEFADALIKKCDDNNVQLFVVKQNRLNSTMQLLKRAIDKERFGRIYLAESNVFWQRPQAYYDAEKWRGTWEFDGGAFMNQASHYVDALYWLLGNVDSVMAYTATMARRIEAEDTGCAILHFRNGIIATLNVTMLTFPKNFEGSITIIGEKGTVKIGGVAVNKIEKWEFEDYDDDDRIAQDANYQPPNVYGFGHNPYYRNVIDVLLGKDVPATDGRDGRKSVEIIQAIYRSAKTGKRVSLPL from the coding sequence ATGGACAAAATTAAGCTCGGAATTATTGGCTGTGGCAGAATTTCCAAAAACCATTTTGAAGCCGTTTCTCAAATTCCGGAAGCGGAATTTATCGCTGCTTGCGATATAATTGATTCCAGATTACAAACAGTATCTGAGAACTATGGAATTAAAAAACTTTATACCAATTATAAGGATATGTTGGAAAAAGAAAATTTAGACCTTGTTTCTATCTGCACTCCCAGTGGGTTACATCCCCAAATAGGTATGGATGTAGCGAATCATAAAATCAATGTATTAACCGAAAAGCCGATGGCGACTAATATCGAATTTGCCGATGCCTTAATTAAAAAATGTGACGACAATAATGTTCAACTTTTCGTGGTTAAGCAAAATCGCCTCAATTCTACTATGCAACTTCTTAAAAGAGCAATTGATAAAGAACGCTTTGGCAGAATCTATTTAGCGGAATCCAATGTCTTCTGGCAAAGACCTCAAGCATATTATGATGCCGAAAAATGGCGTGGAACTTGGGAATTTGACGGCGGGGCATTTATGAATCAGGCAAGTCATTATGTGGATGCACTTTATTGGCTTTTGGGAAATGTGGACAGCGTTATGGCATACACGGCAACTATGGCTCGCAGAATTGAAGCTGAAGATACGGGTTGTGCCATCCTTCATTTTCGAAATGGAATTATTGCCACCTTAAATGTCACGATGTTAACCTTTCCTAAAAACTTTGAGGGCTCCATAACTATCATTGGAGAAAAAGGAACCGTTAAAATCGGAGGCGTGGCAGTGAATAAAATAGAAAAATGGGAATTTGAGGACTATGACGACGATGATCGCATTGCCCAAGATGCAAATTATCAACCACCCAATGTTTATGGTTTTGGGCATAACCCCTACTACCGCAATGTTATAGATGTTCTTTTAGGGAAAGATGTGCCCGCTACCGACGGAAGAGACGGAAGAAAATCTGTAGAAATCATTCAAGCAATTTACCGTTCAGCCAAAACTGGCAAGCGTGTTTCCCTGCCTTTGTAA